One Candidatus Omnitrophota bacterium DNA segment encodes these proteins:
- the plsX gene encoding phosphate acyltransferase PlsX: MKVALDAMGGDDAPASPIVGAIRAAAEFPIELVLLGPRDVIEHQLSTYHHRPANISVVHAPEVIGMDEAPVASIRKKRGSSITVGIQLLKDKKIDAFVSAGNTGAMVSASTLMVGLLPGIERPGIPVLLPGLQGDTLLIDVGANIDPKPLHLVQYALMGDAYCRCVLRTSRPKIALLNVGEEETKGTDFHKETYRLLEGSGLNFAGNAEGHDLFSGEFDVIVCDGFVGNVTLKTCESLGRAIGVLLKRSLTMSPITRIGAWLARDAFRALKKETDYAERGGAPLLGVDGVSIIAHGVSSPKAIKNAIRVGYEAVHHELNRHMVEAISLYAQHVPMSS, encoded by the coding sequence ATCAAGGTCGCACTCGATGCCATGGGGGGTGATGACGCCCCCGCCTCGCCGATCGTCGGAGCCATCCGGGCTGCCGCGGAATTTCCCATCGAACTGGTCCTCCTCGGACCCCGCGATGTGATTGAGCACCAGTTGTCCACCTACCATCATCGTCCTGCCAATATCTCCGTGGTCCACGCTCCGGAAGTCATCGGCATGGATGAAGCGCCGGTGGCCAGCATCCGCAAAAAGCGGGGGTCATCGATCACCGTCGGCATCCAGCTCTTGAAAGACAAAAAAATCGACGCGTTTGTTTCCGCCGGCAATACCGGCGCGATGGTCTCGGCCAGCACCCTCATGGTGGGGTTGCTGCCGGGCATTGAGCGTCCAGGCATTCCGGTGCTGCTGCCAGGGCTTCAAGGCGATACCCTGCTGATCGATGTGGGGGCGAACATCGATCCAAAACCGCTGCATCTTGTCCAATATGCCTTGATGGGCGATGCGTACTGCCGCTGCGTGCTGAGGACCTCCCGGCCCAAGATCGCCTTGCTGAATGTTGGGGAAGAGGAAACCAAAGGCACCGACTTTCACAAGGAAACGTATCGGCTGCTCGAAGGCTCCGGACTCAATTTTGCCGGCAATGCCGAGGGCCACGACCTCTTCTCCGGCGAGTTTGATGTGATTGTCTGCGACGGCTTCGTCGGCAATGTCACGCTGAAGACCTGCGAGAGCTTGGGGCGGGCCATCGGCGTGCTGCTGAAACGCTCCCTGACCATGAGCCCGATCACCCGCATCGGAGCGTGGCTTGCGCGCGATGCGTTCCGGGCGCTGAAAAAAGAAACCGACTACGCCGAACGCGGAGGGGCACCCCTGCTCGGGGTGGATGGCGTGTCCATCATCGCGCACGGCGTCTCCAGCCCCAAAGCGATCAAAAACGCGATTCGGGTCGGCTACGAAGCCGTCCATCATGAGCTGAACCGCCACATGGTCGAAGCGATCAGCCTGTACGCGCAGCACGTCCCGATGTCCTCATGA
- the rpmF gene encoding 50S ribosomal protein L32 → MALPKRKHSKARRDKSRTHWKLKLASLTACPQCAKPMIPHRVCSSCGTYRGRQVVVIAEPKKAS, encoded by the coding sequence ATGGCGCTTCCGAAACGCAAACACAGCAAGGCCCGACGCGATAAGAGCCGCACCCACTGGAAGCTCAAACTGGCGTCGCTGACGGCGTGCCCCCAGTGCGCGAAGCCGATGATTCCGCATCGCGTGTGCTCTTCGTGCGGGACCTACCGCGGCCGGCAAGTGGTGGTGATCGCTGAGCCAAAGAAAGCGTCGTAA